CAATGGCTATATAGTGTGAGTTCACAATTATTAACTTAAAGATAGTATAAACTATATTGTCTGAATTTTCTATTAATTTGAGAAAAATATTTTGCATCCTCATAAGTAACAAATTTGACCGATATCAATTTACATGGGGGGCCACCAACATTCCCTAAGTAAATATCAAAAACAATAAACAAAAAGGTGTTATTCCTTATGAAAGAATAGCTTCCCTATCATTTTTTATCTCTTAATTCTTTTAAAAGTATATCGGATTCAAATTTGACTTAATAAATCTTTCGTAAGTCCGGAATTGTCCATACAGAATGGCGAGACAGCTTAAAATAGCAGGCCTAAATCCAGAGTTAACACCGCACTCGTTACGCCATACCCATACATCACTTTTAGCTGAAGCTGGTGTTTCACTTGAACAAATTATGGATAGACTGGGACATTCAGATGATTAAATCACAAATAATGTCTATCCCCATATAACCCAAGAAACAAAAAAGAAGCTTCCCACAAGTTTGAACAAACTCATGAGAAGCCTCCGTTGAAAATCTCATGTTAACATTCCACTCTCATCTTACATAAAACCCTTGATATTAAAGGGGTGAAGCAGCTTATTACATCATGCCGCCCGTAAGATGAGAATGAGAGTGTGTAATATCGTTAACGAGTGCAAAGAGCGCGGTAAATCAACGTTTTGGATGCTGTTAGCTGTAACATCCTTTTCGGGGATTTACCGTTTTTTTTATGGGATTGCGTTAGCAAAATGTTAACATATTGAATCTGTTGATTACACATTCAATATTTTTCTAGTGTTATTGCACTCAAATGGAAGGATATAGATTTTGATAAACATACTATTCGTATCACAAAAACATATTATAATCCTAAAAATAACACTAAAGAATACCAATTAGTTCCGCCTAAGACCAAAAAATCCCGACGTAAAATTATGGTAGATGAAGTTGTTATTGAAGCATTTAAAAAACATAGAGAAGAACAAGAAAAGATGATTACTCGATTCGGTAGATCGTACAATGACAACGGTTTTGTGTTTACTAATCTTAATCGTCATCCGGGCTACCCAGTCTTAATAAAGTTTATTGAGAATAGAATGGCAAGGATATTAAGTAAGGTAGGTTTAAATTTAGTCCTTCCCCCGCACTCTCTACGTCATACACATACATCGCTTCTCGCTGAAGCCGGAGTAGGTCTGGAAGAGATTATGGATCGATTAGGCCACCATGACGATGAAGTGACTAGGAAGGTATACCTTCATGTTACAAACAATATGAAAAAAGAGGCCTCTGATAAATTTGGTCAATTAATGCGGGGCATTATTTAATTAATTACTTTGAAAGCAAGCATCGTTGCTTTCAAAGTAATTAAAATTTCATACACTGTAGCTATATTTTCTTGAATTGTTCCGCAACAGGAAACGCCCATTGTGGAAGGTTATATACTTCAAAGGTAATAACGCCATGATTTATTTCTAAAACAATTTCCCCATTATCCTCACTATTATCAATCAAAATAAGGTTATCAATTATATGAGCATACTCGTAAAGGTTTTTGAACGAAGTAGTATTTCTTCTGATGATATCTTCAGTCGGAATGTCGTGACCACCATTTTTGACTCTCATTGCAACTCTTTCAATGTTTTGTTTTACATTACGGAGAGCAACGTAGAACATAGTCACTTCATATCCCATATCTTTTGCTTTTTGCATTTGTCTAATCGCATTTTTTCCAGCAAGAGTTGTCTCAATTGAGAAATCCTTACCTTCTTCAATGTATTTCTTAACTGATTTAATAACTTCTTTCCCTGCAGTTACTCTTTTACTTTCTGGATTTTCTGAGTCGATTCTTCGAGCGATTGCATCCGGATCAATATTTATCTCAATACCTATTTTATCTATGATTAAGTTACGGAAGGTACTTTTTCCACTTCCGTTATTACCAGCAAATACAAAAAATATTGGTTGGTGTTTATGCATTAAGATTCACCGTCTTTATCAAATGGAACGATGTCTCCGTTTGGAAATTCCTTTACCAATTCTCCGTTTTTTTCATATATGATATATGTGTTGTTAACCTTTGCATCAATTCTAGCTCGATCACCAGTCATCTTTGCCCACTTGCCGACCCAAGCAAATTTTCTTTTGGGTTCACTGTTTTGTTCTTCTAACATATTGAACACCACCTTTACTAAAAGTATATCAGATTCAAGGTTGACTTAATAAATCTTTCGTAAG
Above is a window of Oikeobacillus pervagus DNA encoding:
- a CDS encoding tyrosine-type recombinase/integrase, with translation MARQLKIAGLNPELTPHSLRHTHTSLLAEAGVSLEQIMDRLGHSDD
- a CDS encoding site-specific integrase — protein: MALKWKDIDFDKHTIRITKTYYNPKNNTKEYQLVPPKTKKSRRKIMVDEVVIEAFKKHREEQEKMITRFGRSYNDNGFVFTNLNRHPGYPVLIKFIENRMARILSKVGLNLVLPPHSLRHTHTSLLAEAGVGLEEIMDRLGHHDDEVTRKVYLHVTNNMKKEASDKFGQLMRGII
- a CDS encoding zeta toxin family protein → MHKHQPIFFVFAGNNGSGKSTFRNLIIDKIGIEINIDPDAIARRIDSENPESKRVTAGKEVIKSVKKYIEEGKDFSIETTLAGKNAIRQMQKAKDMGYEVTMFYVALRNVKQNIERVAMRVKNGGHDIPTEDIIRRNTTSFKNLYEYAHIIDNLILIDNSEDNGEIVLEINHGVITFEVYNLPQWAFPVAEQFKKI